The following proteins come from a genomic window of Anaerobutyricum hallii:
- a CDS encoding DUF2500 domain-containing protein: MLFDGFDVLFNIAFALIFCSVFIILAYGIITSITTWNKNNHSPRLNVSARVVAKRTEVSHHQHPNNGDMSGSHGYSTTSSTSYYVTFEVDSGDRIEFSMSGSEYGMLIEGDAGTLNFQGTRYFGFERK; this comes from the coding sequence ATGTTATTTGATGGATTTGATGTGCTATTTAACATCGCCTTCGCACTAATATTTTGTAGCGTTTTTATTATATTAGCATATGGCATTATCACAAGTATTACCACATGGAATAAAAATAATCACTCTCCAAGGCTCAATGTATCAGCCAGGGTAGTTGCCAAACGAACAGAGGTCTCTCATCATCAACATCCTAATAATGGGGACATGAGCGGCTCTCATGGATATAGCACTACCTCATCCACTTCCTATTATGTAACTTTCGAGGTGGACAGCGGTGACAGAATAGAATTCTCTATGAGTGGTTCTGAGTATGGAATGCTAATAGAAGGAGATGCTGGAACATTAAATTTTCAAGGGACAAGATATTTTGGATTTGAGCGCAAATAG
- the tuf gene encoding elongation factor Tu, whose protein sequence is MAKAKFERTKPHCNIGTIGHVDHGKTTLTAAITKVLAERVEGNEKVDFENIDKAPEERERGITISTAHVEYETEKRHYAHVDCPGHADYVKNMITGAAQMDGAILVVAATDGVMAQTKEHILLSRQVGVPYIVVFMNKCDMVDDEELLELVDMEIRELLNEYDFPGDDTPIIQGSALMALEDPNGEWGDKIMELMDAVDTWIPNPERDTDKPFLMPIEDIFSITGRGTVATGRVERGALHVSDEVEIVGITDETRKVVVTGVEMFRKLLDEAQAGDNIGALLRGVQRDEIQRGQVLAQPGSVTCHHKFTAQVYVLTKDEGGRHTPFFNNYRPQFYFRTTDVTGVITLPEGTEMCMPGDNVEMTIDMIHPVAMEQGLTFAIREGGRTVGSGRVASIIE, encoded by the coding sequence ATGGCTAAAGCTAAGTTTGAGAGAACTAAACCACATTGTAATATTGGTACCATCGGACACGTTGACCATGGTAAAACAACTTTAACAGCTGCTATCACAAAAGTATTAGCTGAAAGAGTAGAAGGAAACGAAAAAGTAGATTTCGAAAACATCGATAAAGCTCCAGAAGAAAGAGAACGTGGTATCACAATCTCTACAGCTCACGTTGAGTACGAAACAGAGAAGAGACATTACGCACACGTTGACTGTCCAGGTCATGCCGATTATGTAAAGAACATGATCACTGGTGCTGCTCAGATGGATGGAGCTATCCTTGTAGTAGCTGCTACTGATGGTGTTATGGCTCAGACTAAAGAGCACATCTTATTATCCCGTCAGGTAGGTGTACCTTACATCGTAGTATTCATGAACAAATGTGATATGGTAGACGATGAAGAGTTACTTGAGTTAGTAGACATGGAAATCCGTGAATTATTAAACGAGTACGACTTCCCAGGAGATGACACTCCAATCATCCAGGGTTCAGCTCTTATGGCTCTTGAAGATCCTAACGGAGAATGGGGAGATAAGATCATGGAACTTATGGACGCTGTTGATACATGGATTCCTAACCCAGAACGTGACACAGATAAGCCTTTCTTAATGCCTATCGAGGACATCTTCTCTATCACAGGTCGTGGTACTGTTGCAACTGGTAGAGTAGAGCGTGGTGCATTACACGTATCTGATGAAGTAGAAATCGTTGGTATCACAGACGAAACACGTAAAGTTGTTGTAACTGGTGTTGAAATGTTCCGTAAATTACTTGACGAAGCTCAGGCTGGTGACAACATCGGAGCTCTTCTTCGTGGTGTTCAGAGAGACGAAATTCAGCGTGGACAGGTATTAGCTCAGCCAGGTAGCGTAACATGCCATCATAAGTTCACAGCTCAGGTTTACGTTTTAACAAAAGATGAAGGTGGACGTCATACTCCTTTCTTCAACAACTACAGACCTCAGTTCTACTTCCGTACAACTGACGTAACAGGTGTTATCACTCTTCCAGAAGGAACAGAGATGTGCATGCCTGGTGATAACGTAGAAATGACAATCGACATGATCCATCCAGTAGCTATGGAGCAGGGTCTTACATTCGCTATCCGTGAAGGTGGACGTACTGTAGGATCAGGACGTGTTGCTTCTATCATCGAGTAA
- the fusA gene encoding elongation factor G, which yields MAGREYPLERTRNIGIMAHIDAGKTTLTERILYYTGVNYKIGDTHEGTATMDWMEQEQERGITITSAATTCHWTLEENCKPKKGALEHRINIIDTPGHVDFTVEVERSLRVLDSAVGVFCAKGGVEPQSENVWRQADTYNVPRMAFINKMDIMGADFYGAVDQIKTRLGKNAIPIQLPIGKEDDFKGIIDLMEMKAYIYNDEKGEDIDIIDIPEDMKDDAELYHTDMVEKICEADDDLMMAYLDGEEPSVEDLKRVLREGTCNCTMVPVCCGTAYRNKGVQKLLDAIIEYLPAPTDVEAIKGQDLEGNEVEVPASDDAPFAALAFKIMTDPFVGKLAFFRVYAGTMNSGSYILNATKGKKERVGRILQMHANKRQELDKVYSGDIAAAVGFKFTTTGDTICDEQHPVILESMEFPDPVIELAIEPKTKAGQGKMAEALAKLAEEDPTFRAHTDQETGQTIIAGMGELHLEIIVDRLLREFKVEANVGAPQVAYKESFTKAVDIDSKYAKQSGGRGQYGHCKVRFEPMDVNGEETFKFDSEVVGGAIPKEYIPAVGAGIEEASKAGILGGFPVVGVHATVYDGSYHEVDSSEMAFKVAGSLAFKDAMKKADPALLEPIMKVDVTMPEEYMGDVIGDINSRRGRIEGMEDVGGGRIVHGFVPLSEMFGYSTDLRSRTQGRGNYSMFFDHYEKVPKNVQEKILDAHLAAQNK from the coding sequence TTGGCTGGAAGAGAATATCCACTTGAGAGAACCAGAAATATTGGTATTATGGCCCACATTGATGCTGGTAAGACAACATTAACAGAGCGTATCCTTTATTACACTGGTGTAAATTACAAGATTGGTGATACTCATGAAGGTACTGCTACCATGGACTGGATGGAACAGGAGCAGGAAAGAGGTATCACAATCACTTCCGCTGCCACAACATGTCACTGGACTCTGGAAGAGAATTGTAAACCTAAAAAAGGTGCTTTAGAGCATCGTATCAATATTATTGATACCCCAGGACACGTTGACTTTACAGTAGAGGTAGAAAGATCTCTTCGTGTATTGGACAGCGCTGTTGGTGTCTTCTGTGCAAAGGGCGGTGTTGAACCACAGTCCGAAAATGTATGGCGTCAGGCAGACACCTATAATGTACCACGTATGGCATTCATCAATAAGATGGATATCATGGGTGCTGATTTCTACGGTGCAGTAGATCAGATTAAAACAAGATTAGGTAAAAACGCGATTCCTATTCAGCTTCCTATCGGTAAGGAAGATGACTTCAAGGGAATTATCGACTTAATGGAAATGAAAGCCTACATCTACAACGATGAGAAGGGTGAAGACATTGACATTATTGATATTCCAGAAGATATGAAGGATGATGCTGAATTATATCACACAGATATGGTTGAAAAAATCTGTGAAGCAGATGATGATTTAATGATGGCTTACCTTGATGGAGAAGAGCCAAGCGTTGAAGACTTAAAGAGAGTTCTTCGTGAAGGAACATGTAACTGTACAATGGTTCCTGTTTGCTGTGGTACAGCTTACAGAAACAAAGGTGTTCAGAAGCTTCTTGACGCTATCATCGAATATCTGCCAGCTCCTACAGATGTAGAAGCTATCAAAGGTCAGGACTTAGAAGGTAATGAAGTAGAAGTTCCTGCTTCTGATGATGCTCCATTTGCAGCTTTAGCATTCAAGATCATGACAGACCCATTCGTTGGAAAGCTTGCTTTCTTCCGCGTATATGCAGGAACAATGAATTCCGGTTCTTACATTTTAAATGCTACAAAGGGCAAAAAGGAGCGTGTTGGACGTATCCTTCAGATGCATGCCAACAAACGTCAGGAATTAGATAAAGTATACTCAGGAGATATCGCAGCAGCAGTTGGATTTAAGTTTACTACTACTGGTGATACAATCTGTGATGAACAGCATCCAGTAATTCTTGAGTCTATGGAATTCCCAGATCCAGTTATCGAGCTCGCTATCGAGCCTAAGACAAAAGCTGGACAGGGCAAGATGGCAGAAGCCCTTGCAAAACTTGCAGAAGAAGATCCTACTTTCCGCGCTCATACAGATCAGGAAACAGGACAGACAATCATCGCTGGTATGGGTGAGCTTCACCTTGAGATCATCGTTGACCGTCTCCTTCGTGAGTTCAAAGTAGAAGCTAACGTTGGTGCTCCACAGGTAGCATACAAAGAATCCTTCACAAAAGCAGTTGATATCGATTCTAAGTACGCTAAACAGTCCGGTGGACGTGGTCAGTACGGACACTGTAAAGTTCGTTTCGAGCCTATGGACGTTAACGGAGAAGAAACATTCAAATTCGATTCCGAAGTTGTTGGTGGTGCTATTCCTAAAGAATACATCCCTGCAGTTGGTGCTGGTATCGAAGAGGCATCCAAAGCTGGTATTCTTGGTGGATTCCCTGTTGTTGGTGTACACGCTACAGTATACGACGGATCTTACCATGAAGTCGATTCTTCTGAAATGGCATTTAAGGTAGCGGGTTCCTTAGCATTCAAGGATGCTATGAAGAAAGCAGATCCTGCATTACTTGAGCCTATCATGAAGGTTGACGTAACAATGCCTGAAGAATACATGGGTGACGTTATCGGTGATATCAACTCCCGTCGTGGACGTATCGAAGGTATGGAAGATGTAGGTGGCGGACGTATCGTTCATGGTTTCGTACCATTATCTGAAATGTTCGGATATTCTACAGATTTACGTTCTAGAACTCAGGGACGTGGTAACTACTCCATGTTCTTTGATCACTATGAAAAAGTTCCTAAGAACGTACAGGAAAAGATTCTGGATGCTCATTTAGCAGCTCAGAACAAATAA
- the rpsG gene encoding 30S ribosomal protein S7, with translation MPRKGHIAKRDVLPDPIYNNKVVTKLINNIMLDGKKGVAQKIVYGAFDRIAEETGKDALEVFTEAMNNIMPALEVKARRIGGATYQVPIDVRPDRRQALALRWITLYSRKRSEKTMEERLAKELMDAANNTGASVKKKEDMHKMAEANKAFAHYRF, from the coding sequence GTGCCACGTAAAGGACATATCGCAAAAAGGGATGTATTACCAGATCCTATTTACAATAACAAAGTGGTAACAAAGCTTATCAATAACATCATGTTAGACGGTAAGAAAGGTGTTGCACAGAAAATCGTTTACGGTGCTTTCGACCGCATTGCGGAAGAAACAGGAAAAGATGCCTTAGAAGTATTTACAGAGGCTATGAATAACATTATGCCAGCTCTGGAAGTTAAGGCTAGACGTATCGGTGGTGCTACTTATCAGGTACCTATCGACGTAAGACCAGACAGACGTCAGGCATTAGCTCTTCGTTGGATCACTCTTTACTCTCGTAAGAGAAGTGAAAAGACTATGGAAGAGCGTCTTGCAAAAGAACTTATGGATGCAGCGAACAACACTGGTGCATCTGTAAAGAAAAAAGAAGATATGCACAAAATGGCAGAAGCAAACAAAGCTTTCGCACATTACAGATTCTAA
- the rpsL gene encoding 30S ribosomal protein S12: protein MPTFNQLVRKGRQSVAKKSTAPALQKGFNSLKKRPTDASSPQKRGVCTAVKTATPKKPNSALRKIARVRLSNGIEVTSYIPGEGHNLQEHSVVLIRGGRVKDLPGTRYHIVRGTLDTAGVANRRQARSKYGAKKPKK, encoded by the coding sequence ATGCCTACTTTTAACCAGTTAGTTAGAAAAGGAAGACAGTCTGTAGCAAAGAAATCCACGGCACCTGCTCTTCAGAAAGGATTTAACTCCTTAAAGAAAAGACCAACAGATGCCAGCTCACCACAGAAACGTGGAGTATGTACAGCCGTTAAGACAGCAACTCCTAAGAAGCCTAACTCAGCGCTTCGTAAGATTGCCAGAGTACGTCTTTCCAACGGTATCGAAGTAACAAGCTATATCCCAGGTGAAGGACATAACCTTCAGGAACATAGTGTTGTTCTTATCCGTGGAGGAAGAGTAAAGGATTTACCAGGTACAAGATATCATATCGTACGTGGTACTCTTGATACAGCAGGCGTAGCAAACAGACGCCAGGCTCGTTCCAAATACGGTGCTAAGAAACCTAAGAAATAA